A portion of the Equus quagga isolate Etosha38 chromosome 17, UCLA_HA_Equagga_1.0, whole genome shotgun sequence genome contains these proteins:
- the MS4A2 gene encoding high affinity immunoglobulin epsilon receptor subunit beta, whose amino-acid sequence MDPENRARAELILPNPQGPSRVSEIELAEVSLHDTTLLRKGAQIQPRPTWLTFLRKELEFLGVTQILIGLTCLWFGTFVFSMLTKSDFEENIFSSFEAGYPFWGAIFFFISGFLSIMSEEKREIYLLQGSLGANTVSSMAAGTGIIILLINLKTSMACIYNCQDTYEEDFCLIVSFSTEIVAVTLFITVLGFCSAVSLTIYGVGEIFERSKIPEDRLYEELNIYSPIYSELEERGEISSPSDS is encoded by the exons ATGGACCCAGAAAATAGGGCCAGAGCAGAACTCATTCTCCCAAACCCACAAGGGCCCTCCAG AGTGTCTGAAATTGAACTTGCAGAAGTCTCTCTCCATGATACCACTTTACTGCGGAAGGGTGCCCAAATCCAACCACGCCCTACATGGCTGACATTtttgaggaaggagctggaattccTGGGG GTAACACAAATTCTGATTGGTTTGACATGCCTTTGGTTTGGAACATTTGTCTTCTCCATGCTCACAAAGTCAGACTTTgaggaaaacatattttcatcATTTGAAGCAGGCTACCCATTCTGGGGAGCAATATTT TTTTTTATTTCCGGATTTTTGTCAATTATGTCTGAAGAGAAACGTGAAATATATCTG CTACAAGGAAGCCTGGGGGCAAACACTGTCAGCAGCATGGCTGCAGGAACAGGAATCATCATCCTGCTCATCAACCTGAAGACGAGCATGGCTTGCATCTACAACTGCCAGGACACTTATGAGGAAGACTTCTGCCTTATCGTTTCTTTTTCCACT GAAATCGTGGCAGTGACCCTGTTTATCACCGTTCTGGGGTTTTGCAGTGCTGTGTCACTCACAATCTACGGAGTGGGAGAAATATTCGAAAGAAGTAAG ATTCCAGAAGATCGTCTTTATGAAGAATTAAACATATATTCACCAATATACAGTGAGttggaagagagaggggagataTCTTCTCCCAGTGACTCATAA